One genomic window of Micromonospora sp. WMMD1128 includes the following:
- a CDS encoding homocysteine S-methyltransferase family protein gives MGRLTDGSTIRLDGGVATELHRAGMPLSPPWWMTRALLSDERRRVLRGVHERFLAAGADVITANTFRCNLRALQAAGLTDAGLGWMVHAAVGVALAARNAAGGPRTRVVASIAPVADAYRPDLVPDDDTLRVEHRWLATELSRAGVDTMLIETMNTAREARAALAEVLATGATAWVGFVCGDDARLLSGEPLVGAARAVLADGAEAVLVNCTDPARTEECLRALRAEVSGPVGAYPNLEGRDGDGPALDPKSFGELMARWRDEYDLALAGGCCGTTPEHLAAMTDRFGA, from the coding sequence ATGGGACGCCTGACCGACGGGTCCACGATCCGGCTCGACGGGGGAGTGGCCACCGAGCTGCACCGCGCCGGCATGCCGCTGTCGCCGCCCTGGTGGATGACCCGGGCACTGCTGTCCGACGAACGGCGCCGGGTCCTGCGGGGAGTACACGAACGCTTCCTCGCCGCCGGCGCCGACGTGATCACCGCCAACACGTTCCGGTGCAACCTGCGGGCCCTGCAGGCGGCCGGGCTGACGGACGCGGGGCTCGGCTGGATGGTGCACGCCGCCGTCGGCGTGGCGCTGGCCGCCCGGAACGCCGCCGGCGGTCCGCGTACCCGGGTGGTGGCGTCGATCGCGCCGGTGGCCGACGCGTACCGCCCGGACCTGGTGCCGGACGACGACACGCTGCGCGTGGAACACCGTTGGCTGGCCACCGAGCTCTCCCGGGCCGGCGTCGACACGATGCTGATCGAGACCATGAACACCGCCCGGGAGGCCCGCGCCGCGTTGGCCGAGGTGCTCGCCACCGGCGCGACCGCCTGGGTCGGCTTCGTCTGCGGCGACGACGCCCGGTTGCTCTCCGGGGAGCCGCTCGTCGGGGCCGCCCGCGCCGTGCTGGCCGACGGCGCGGAGGCGGTGCTCGTCAACTGCACCGATCCGGCGCGGACCGAGGAGTGCCTGCGCGCGTTGCGGGCGGAGGTCTCCGGCCCGGTCGGGGCGTACCCGAACCTGGAGGGCCGGGACGGCGACGGGCCGGCCCTCGACCCGAAGTCGTTCGGCGAGCTGATGGCCCGCTGGCGCGACGAGTACGACCTGGCGCTCGCCGGCGGCTGCTGCGGCACCACCCCGGAGCACCTGGCCGCGATGACCGACCGGTTCGGCGCGTGA
- a CDS encoding cysteine desulfurase, with protein sequence MTGTTWQGDVDNRPLPTTVRDDFPFFRGAEGTGLAYLDNAATTQKPAAVLAAVTDYYTTANSNVGRGYYRLSRTSTDRFDEAREGVRRAINARHADEVLFTSGTTHAVNLLAATLGRRLVGPGDQVLLTGMEHNSNLLPWRRLCEEVGAELVTVPAGADGRVPADGFAAALGPRVRLAAVAHVSNVLGTVNPVREMVAAAHARGVPVVVDGAQAVPHRPVDVRALDADFYCFSAHKVYGPMGVGVLYGRRDLLAELPPYQVGGGTVKGVSLAEPVRYLAGPPRFEAGTPDVAGAVGLAAALAYLDRLGWSEIRAHDRALVRHAVAALGALDRVRVVGDPAHDPSGIVSFVVEGIHPYDVGGQLDRHRIAARCGVHCASVFLDGLGLLGTVRLSFGVYNTLDDIDRVRDAVAGVRPGSWTIDHPTTRFL encoded by the coding sequence ATGACCGGCACCACCTGGCAGGGCGACGTCGACAACCGCCCGCTCCCGACGACCGTGCGCGACGACTTCCCGTTCTTCCGCGGCGCCGAGGGGACCGGCCTGGCCTACCTCGACAACGCCGCCACCACCCAGAAGCCGGCGGCCGTGCTCGCCGCCGTCACCGACTACTACACGACCGCCAACAGCAACGTCGGGCGCGGCTACTACCGGCTGAGCCGCACCTCCACCGACCGGTTCGACGAGGCCCGGGAGGGGGTCCGCCGGGCGATCAACGCCCGGCACGCCGACGAGGTCCTGTTCACCTCCGGCACCACCCACGCGGTGAACCTGCTCGCCGCCACCCTGGGCCGGCGGCTGGTCGGTCCGGGCGACCAGGTGCTGCTCACCGGCATGGAGCACAACTCCAACCTGCTGCCGTGGCGGCGCCTGTGCGAGGAGGTCGGCGCGGAGCTGGTCACGGTGCCGGCCGGCGCGGACGGGCGCGTCCCGGCCGACGGCTTCGCCGCGGCGCTCGGCCCCCGGGTGCGCCTGGCGGCGGTGGCGCACGTGTCGAACGTCCTCGGCACGGTCAACCCGGTGCGCGAGATGGTCGCGGCGGCCCACGCCCGGGGCGTGCCGGTGGTCGTCGACGGCGCGCAGGCGGTGCCGCACCGGCCGGTCGACGTCCGGGCGCTGGACGCCGACTTCTACTGCTTCTCCGCGCACAAGGTCTACGGACCGATGGGGGTCGGTGTGCTGTACGGGCGCCGCGACCTGCTCGCCGAGCTGCCGCCCTACCAGGTCGGCGGCGGGACGGTGAAGGGCGTGTCCCTCGCCGAGCCGGTCCGCTACCTCGCCGGGCCGCCCCGTTTCGAGGCCGGCACCCCGGACGTCGCCGGCGCGGTCGGGCTCGCCGCGGCCCTGGCCTACCTGGACCGGCTCGGGTGGAGCGAGATCCGCGCCCACGACCGCGCCCTGGTCCGGCACGCGGTGGCGGCGCTCGGCGCGCTCGACCGGGTCCGGGTGGTCGGCGACCCGGCGCACGACCCCAGCGGGATCGTCTCCTTCGTGGTCGAGGGCATCCATCCGTACGACGTCGGTGGACAACTCGACCGGCACCGGATCGCCGCCCGCTGCGGCGTGCACTGCGCCAGCGTCTTCCTCGACGGACTGGGACTGCTCGGCACCGTCCGGCTCTCCTTCGGCGTCTACAACACGCTCGACGACATCGACCGGGTACGCGACGCGGTGGCCGGGGTCCGCCCCGGGTCGTGGACCATCGACCACCCGACCACCCGGTTCCTGTGA
- a CDS encoding aminotransferase class I/II-fold pyridoxal phosphate-dependent enzyme, which yields MRFDTRLVHEGQQPTPGTGDLVPPVHLAVTYERSVQEPLRYFYGRGENPTREQLERCLAALEEVRFAAAYTSGQAAAEAALALLAPGQRVLAGDDVYGGTHTLFDLVRARGVTVDQVDLADPRQRDRALVDDGRPVDLVWVESPSNPLLKITDIAEVARLAHRRGARLLVDNTLASPALQQPLRLGADLTLYSTTKFLAGHLDVLGGALVHDDPELHERLLAHRTTVGTAPGGPDCFLVQRGLKTLSLRVGRQVDNARRVVAALAAEPAVGVVHYPGRADHPGHAVAARQMSAPGALVAFTYRGDPVKLMERVRLFAAAVSLGGVRSLIECPALMTHRPVPRETRLRLGIGDDLVRLSMGIEDPADLVDDLVRALRAGPA from the coding sequence ATGCGGTTCGACACCCGCCTCGTCCACGAGGGACAGCAACCCACCCCCGGCACCGGCGACCTGGTGCCGCCGGTGCACCTCGCGGTCACCTACGAGCGGTCCGTCCAGGAGCCGCTGCGCTACTTCTACGGCCGCGGCGAGAACCCGACCCGGGAGCAGTTGGAGCGCTGCCTGGCCGCGCTCGAGGAGGTGCGCTTCGCCGCCGCGTACACCTCCGGGCAGGCCGCCGCGGAGGCCGCCCTGGCGCTGCTCGCCCCCGGGCAGCGGGTGCTCGCCGGCGACGACGTCTACGGCGGCACGCACACCCTGTTCGATCTCGTCCGGGCCCGGGGGGTGACCGTCGACCAGGTCGACCTGGCCGACCCGCGGCAGCGCGACCGGGCGCTCGTCGACGACGGCCGCCCGGTGGACCTGGTCTGGGTGGAGTCCCCGAGCAACCCGCTGTTGAAGATCACCGACATCGCCGAGGTGGCCCGGCTCGCGCACCGCCGCGGCGCCCGGTTGCTCGTGGACAACACCCTGGCCAGCCCGGCCCTGCAACAGCCGCTACGGCTCGGCGCGGACCTCACGCTCTACAGCACCACCAAGTTCCTCGCCGGGCACCTCGACGTGCTCGGCGGCGCGCTGGTCCACGACGACCCGGAGCTGCACGAGCGGCTGCTGGCGCACCGGACCACCGTCGGCACCGCGCCCGGCGGGCCCGACTGCTTCCTGGTGCAGCGGGGCCTGAAGACGCTCTCCCTGCGGGTGGGCCGCCAGGTGGACAACGCCCGGCGGGTGGTCGCCGCGCTGGCGGCCGAGCCGGCCGTCGGCGTCGTGCACTATCCGGGCCGGGCCGACCACCCCGGGCACGCGGTGGCGGCGCGGCAGATGAGCGCGCCGGGCGCGCTCGTCGCCTTCACCTACCGCGGCGACCCGGTGAAGCTGATGGAACGGGTACGGCTGTTCGCCGCGGCGGTCAGCCTCGGCGGGGTCCGGTCGCTGATCGAGTGCCCGGCGTTGATGACGCACCGGCCGGTGCCCCGGGAGACGCGGCTGCGGCTCGGCATCGGGGACGACCTCGTACGACTGTCGATGGGCATCGAGGACCCGGCGGATCTCGTCGACGACCTCGTGCGTGCGCTACGGGCGGGACCGGCGTGA
- a CDS encoding TldD/PmbA family protein — translation MTAADTAAGIEPSFLALPLAEVTDAVLGEARRLGARHAAVRVVRNRARRLLLHDGRLRGSRDDTELGLSVGVLHEGARGFAAVPEVDPAAAVDAVGRAVQVARVCREVGAEPVELAPEPVYADRRWTSHCRVDPFAVPEADAVALLADWSRGLLAAPVVRHVLAKVSAVRETTWYADTAGTSVLQQRVRVHPQVLAVGAAGGTTATLRTLGPPTGRGWEYLHGSGWDWAAELAEIPDQLAGKLRARPVRPGRYDLVTAPSHLWLTIHESVGHATEADRALGHEIGYAGGTFATPADVDTLRYGSELMTVTADRTDPHGLATVGWDDEGVATGAWTLVRDGVLTGFQTDRHTAVRLGAARSTGCAYAESAEHVPISRLPNVSLRPAPDGPDTAALIGGVTDGIFLVGSDSWSIDTQRRRFQFTAQLAYRIRHGRLGEQLSGVAYQADTTDFWGSLVGLGGPGTYRCFGADLCGKGQPVQAAAASHGAPTAVFRGVRVVDTSGEGPR, via the coding sequence GTGACCGCGGCGGACACCGCCGCCGGGATCGAGCCGTCCTTCCTGGCGTTGCCGTTGGCCGAGGTGACCGACGCGGTCCTGGGTGAGGCGCGCCGACTCGGCGCGCGGCACGCCGCGGTGCGGGTGGTCCGCAACCGGGCCCGCCGGCTGTTGCTGCACGACGGGCGTCTGCGCGGCAGCCGGGACGACACCGAGCTGGGCCTGAGCGTCGGCGTGCTGCACGAGGGCGCGCGGGGCTTCGCGGCGGTGCCCGAGGTCGACCCGGCCGCCGCGGTCGACGCGGTCGGCCGCGCGGTGCAGGTGGCCCGGGTGTGCCGGGAGGTGGGCGCGGAGCCGGTCGAGCTGGCTCCGGAGCCGGTGTACGCCGACCGGCGGTGGACGTCGCACTGCCGGGTGGACCCGTTCGCGGTCCCGGAGGCCGACGCGGTGGCGCTGCTCGCCGACTGGAGCCGGGGGCTGCTCGCCGCGCCGGTCGTGCGACACGTGCTGGCCAAGGTCAGCGCCGTCCGGGAGACGACCTGGTATGCCGACACGGCCGGCACCAGCGTGCTCCAGCAGCGGGTCCGGGTCCACCCGCAGGTCCTCGCCGTGGGCGCGGCGGGCGGCACGACCGCCACCCTGCGCACGCTCGGGCCGCCCACCGGGCGGGGCTGGGAATACCTGCACGGATCGGGCTGGGACTGGGCGGCGGAGCTGGCGGAGATACCGGACCAGCTGGCCGGCAAGCTGCGCGCCCGGCCGGTGCGGCCGGGCCGGTACGACCTGGTGACCGCCCCGTCGCACCTGTGGCTCACCATCCACGAGTCGGTCGGGCACGCCACCGAGGCGGACCGGGCGCTCGGCCACGAGATCGGCTACGCCGGTGGCACGTTCGCCACCCCGGCCGACGTCGACACGCTCCGGTACGGCTCGGAGCTGATGACCGTGACCGCCGACCGGACCGATCCGCACGGGCTGGCCACGGTCGGCTGGGACGACGAGGGGGTGGCCACCGGGGCGTGGACGCTGGTCCGGGACGGGGTCCTGACCGGGTTCCAGACCGACCGGCACACGGCGGTCCGGCTCGGCGCGGCCCGCTCCACCGGCTGCGCCTACGCCGAGTCGGCGGAGCACGTGCCGATCTCCCGACTGCCGAACGTCTCGCTGCGGCCGGCGCCCGACGGGCCCGACACGGCGGCCCTGATCGGTGGCGTGACGGACGGCATCTTCCTGGTCGGCTCGGACAGTTGGTCCATCGACACCCAGCGGCGCCGCTTCCAGTTCACCGCGCAACTGGCGTACCGGATCCGGCACGGGCGTCTCGGCGAGCAGCTCTCCGGGGTCGCCTACCAGGCCGACACCACCGACTTCTGGGGGTCGCTTGTCGGCCTCGGCGGCCCGGGGACCTACCGGTGCTTCGGCGCGGACCTGTGCGGCAAGGGCCAGCCGGTGCAGGCCGCGGCGGCCAGCCACGGCGCGCCGACCGCGGTCTTCCGGGGCGTGCGCGTGGTGGACACGAGCGGGGAGGGGCCACGGTGA